The following proteins are encoded in a genomic region of Cryptococcus neoformans var. neoformans JEC21 chromosome 2 sequence:
- a CDS encoding RNA binding protein, putative produces the protein MSAPTENVSTNGVAPETQQPAADSQTPSAPAEPNAKVYFGKIARGTSEDQLREFVESAGEVSILSIHEKTTYRGYAFFAFATYKDIESAKKAVELNGKELNGRPVIVEYGKSEEEAAADREARIEKRKEARKARDAKKKAETAVASATEGEAQAAEGQQEGEAKEVAPKAKKSRARKPKRRQPGEGDDEAHEDEEDASKARIDAEGSDEAGEASQENKAAKPRQPRKPRVKKLQISEEDSEATIFVANLPFSVDDAALTSIFNNLSIQVKKAKVAVRTFRRGNDRRVSSKGFGFVDLEDPSQREEAVQKVDGTLVEGRNITAKVAKVMKPIEQEAAAATEESQPDALTAENIEKVDASGPSGGW, from the exons ATGTCTGCTCCTACTGAGAACGTGTCGACCAACGGGGTTGCTCCCGAGACCCAGCAGCCTGCTGCTGACTCCCAGACTCCTTCTGCTCCTGCTGAACCCAACGCCAAG GTTTATTTTGGCAAGATCGCTCGAGGC ACGAGCGAAGACCAGCTCCGAGAGTTTGTTGAGTCTGCTGGCGAGGT TTCCATCCTTTCAATCCACGAAAAGACTACCTACCGTGGCTATgctttctttgccttcgccACCTACAAGGACATCGAGAGCGCGAAGAAGGCTGTCGAGCTTAACGGCAAGG AACTCAATGGCCGGCCTGTGATTGTCGAATACGGCAAGtctgaagaggaggctgCTGCCGACCGTGAAGCTAGGATTGAGAAGCGCAAGGAGGCCAGAAAGGCGAGGGatgccaagaagaaggctgaaaCTGCTGTTGCTAGTGCCACCGAGGGTGAGGCCCAGGCTGCTGAGGGTCAACAGGAGGGTGAGGCCAAGGAGGTGGCTCCTAAAGCCAAGAAGTCTAGGGCCAGG AAGCCCAAGCGACGTCAGCCCGGAGAGGGTGATGACGAAGCTcacgaggacgaggaagatgccTCCAAGGCTAGGATTGATGCGGAGGGTAGTGACGAGGCTGGTGAGGCTTCTCAGGAGAACAAGGCTGCCAAGCCCAGGCAACCCAGGAAGCCCCgagtgaagaagctgcAGATATCCGAAGAGGACTCCGAG GCCACCATCTTTGTTGCCaatctccccttctctgTCGATGACGCCGCTCTTACCTCCATTTTCAACAACCTTTCCATTCAGGtcaagaaggccaaggtcGCCGTCAGGACCTTCAGGCGAGGCAATGACAGGAGAGTCTCTTCCAAGGGCTTCGGTTTCGTTGACCTTGAGGACCCTAGCCAGCGAGAGGAGGCTGTCCAGAAGGTTGATGGTACTTTGGTCGAGGGTAGAAACATTACTGCCAAGGTCGCCAAGGTAATGAAGCCCATTGAGCaagaagctgctgctgccacTGAGGAGAGCCAGCCTGACGCTCTCACTGCTGAGAACATTGAAAAGGTAGATGCCTCCGG GCCTAGTGGCGGTTGGTAA
- a CDS encoding cell division protein, putative produces MRLSAILSKSSSSSNRWLTRQSRDPYVRQRTGTSSSPSQPSYRSRSSFKLVSLAKSHPILSRETKSVVDLGAAPGGWSQVAAHLLGVDKKPTSKPRVWAIDILPMDPIPAVQTLQGDFLSSSVRETLQSLVGTPESGGGVDTVLSDMMAPMTGVRTRDVGLSLELCAAATVFARGVLKQASKEDEVKVVKGKKVWPGGNLVMKFFAHPDLDEFRKLELDRWFGKVVVEKPKESRSESSEAYWVCLGFKGDPALR; encoded by the exons ATGCGCCTCTCGGCAATCCTATCCaagtcctcttcctcctccaaccGTTGGCTTACTCGTCAGTCGCGCGATCCTTACGTTCGTCAACGTACCGGaacttcatcttctccttcccaaCCGTCATACcgctctcgctcttccttcaagCTCGTTTCGCTTGCCAAGTCTCATCCTATTCTTTCAAGAGAAACTAAATCAGTCGTCGATCTGGGTGCCGCACCGGGCGGGTGGTCGCAGGTAGCCGCCCATCTGTTAGGCGTTGATAAAAAACCGACGTCCAAACCTCGAGTATGGGCGATTGATATCTTGCCTATGGACCCTATCCCGGCTGTGCAAACTCTTCAAGGTgatttcctttcctcttcggtTAGAGAAACTTTGCAATCTCTAGTAGGCACTCCAGAGTCAGGAGGAGGGGTCGATACCGTCTTGAGCGACATGATGGCGCCCATGACAGGCGTGAGAACGAGAGATGTGGGGTTAAGCTTGGAGCTGTGTGCTGCTGCTACAGTGTTTGCCAGAGGTGTTTTGAAGCAGGCAAgtaaggaagatgaagtcAAGGTTGTCAAGGGGAAAAAAGTCTGGCCCGGCGGGAATCTCGT GATGAAGTTCTTCGCCCATCCTGATCTTGACGAGTTCAGAAAGCTTGAACTAGACCGATGGTTTGGCAAAGTGGTAGTTGAAAAGCCAAAGGAATCCCGAAGTG AATCAAGTGAAGCCTACTGGGTCTGTCTAGGATTCAAGGGCGATCCTGCTCTGAGGTAA